TGACCTGGGGTCAGCGGAAACGATTTGCAGACGGCAAAGTCAGCCTGCCATACAAACAATTTCTCGGCTATAAAAAGGGCGAAAACGGTCTTCCCGAGATTGTACCCGACCAAGCGGAGCTGGTAAGGCGGATTTATCGTATGTTCATGCAAGGAAACGCGCCGAGCTCCATTGCCCGCAAGCTTACCGAAGAAGAAATCCCAACGCCCGGTGGCAAGACAAAATGGCAAAGTTCAACTGTGAAAAGCATACTACAAAATGAAAAATATCGCGGTGATGCCCGACTCCAGAAATCTTTTACGGTGGATTTTCTGCAAAAGAAAACCAAAATAAACGAGGGCGAAGTGCCCCAGTATTATGTGGAAAACAGCCATCCCGCAATCATACCTCCTCAAGAGTGGGACATGGTACAAGCCGAAATCAAACGGCGAAAAGAAACGGGGCACCGCTTCTCCTCTTCAAGCATTTTTTCATCCAGCATTTTCTGCGGTGATTGCGGCAGTCCTTACGGCTCAAAAGTGTGGCACTCCAACAGTAAGTACAAAAGAATCGTTTGGCAATGCAACAACAAATTCAATGGCACTTGCAAGTGTACCACGCCCCATTTTTACGAAGAGGAGCTCAAAGAACTGTTTCTGCACGCCCTCGGCAAGATAACAACATTTAAAGAAAGCATATTAGAAGATTGTCGTCTGATGCAACAAACCCTTTCAGACTGCACAGAACTGGACACAGAACAAAAACGCCTCACAGAAGAACTCGAAACAACTGAAATTCTTATCCGGAAAAGCATAAACGAAAATACACGCCGGTCTCAAACCCGTAACGATCGCCAACAACTTATGGAAAAATACGAAACCCTCAAAAGTCAATTGGTTGCCCTCGAAACGGAACGTCAAAGAAAAGCTGACCAAACTTCAGCAGTAAACTCTTTCATTCGCACACTACAAAAACAACAAACGCCCTTCACTGAATTTGATGATGACCTCTGGCACACTCTTATAGAACGCGTAACCGTAAACGACGACGAAAGCGTCCTGTTCAAATTCAAAGGCGGCATGGAAATAGCTACGCAAAAATAAGAGTCTACCGCACAAAAACATATGTTTTTGTTGGCAAAATTAAAAATTTATGATATAATATAACTAACGAATCATGAAAGAAAGGACGGCTGTTTATGTCAGGTAAAAACAAAGAACTGTGGTTTTCACCAAACGATATACATAATTTAAACGAAAACAGACTGATTAACATTGAAAAAACAAC
This genomic window from Clostridia bacterium contains:
- a CDS encoding recombinase family protein yields the protein MNKNITVIPATRNIHARTPKTEAPYKRRVAAYARVSTDSEEQLTSYEAQVHYYTNYILSNRDWKFVKVYTDEGISATNTKKREGFNTMIEDALSGEIDLIVTKSVSRFARNTVDSLTTVRKLKEKGVEVYFEKENIYTLDSKGELLITIMSSLAQEESRSISENVTWGQRKRFADGKVSLPYKQFLGYKKGENGLPEIVPDQAELVRRIYRMFMQGNAPSSIARKLTEEEIPTPGGKTKWQSSTVKSILQNEKYRGDARLQKSFTVDFLQKKTKINEGEVPQYYVENSHPAIIPPQEWDMVQAEIKRRKETGHRFSSSSIFSSSIFCGDCGSPYGSKVWHSNSKYKRIVWQCNNKFNGTCKCTTPHFYEEELKELFLHALGKITTFKESILEDCRLMQQTLSDCTELDTEQKRLTEELETTEILIRKSINENTRRSQTRNDRQQLMEKYETLKSQLVALETERQRKADQTSAVNSFIRTLQKQQTPFTEFDDDLWHTLIERVTVNDDESVLFKFKGGMEIATQK